A section of the Citrus sinensis cultivar Valencia sweet orange chromosome 8, DVS_A1.0, whole genome shotgun sequence genome encodes:
- the LOC102610935 gene encoding BURP domain protein USPL1-like has product MGLRFSVWTLLLYLLFLCAQVLSENLHDSHSIPSHMNHMDPSTMVFFTLKDLKIGETMPIYFRKRDPSAYPQALPREEADSIPFSLKQLPYLLQFFSFPDDSPLAKAMEGTLNHCEVPPIEGETKICATSLESMLDFVHRTFGLETKFQVPSTKFLTKSATIFQNYTILQVPKPMVAPKMVACHIMPYPYAIFYCHSQMTENKLFGVSLGGDNGDRVEAVAVCHMDTSHWSRDHA; this is encoded by the exons ATGGGGTTAAGATTTTCAGTATGGACCCTCCTTCTTTATCTACTCTTTCTG TGTGCTCAGGTGCTTTCGGAGAATCTTCATGATTCTCATTCAATACCATCCCACATGAATCACATGGACCCTTCAACGATGGTGTTCTTCACCTTGAAGGATCTAAAGATTGGCGAAACGATGCCGATTTATTTTCGCAAGAGAGATCCTTCAGCTTATCCTCAGGCTTTGCCTAGAGAAGAAGCAGATTCCATTCCATTTTCATTGAAACAACTGCCTTAccttcttcaattcttctcGTTCCCAGATGACTCACCCCTAGCCAAAGCCATGGAAGGGACCCTGAATCATTGCGAAGTTCCTCCCATCGAAGGAGAAACCAAAATTTGTGCTACCTCTTTGGAATCCATGCTTGATTTTGTACACAGAACTTTCGGATTGGAGACCAAATTCCAAGTTCCAAGCACAAAATTTCTCACAAAATCAGCtaccattttccaaaattacacTATTTTACAAGTGCCTAAACCAATGGTTGCTCCCAAGATGGTGGCATGTCATATCATGCCttacccttatgcaatcttcTACTGCCACAGCCAAATGACTGAGAACAAGTTATTCGGTGTTTCATTAGGTGGTGATAATGGAGATAGAGTGGAAGCTGTAGCAGTTTGCCACATGGATACGTCTCATTGGAGTCGAGATCATGCATAG